The following proteins are encoded in a genomic region of Gossypium hirsutum isolate 1008001.06 chromosome D05, Gossypium_hirsutum_v2.1, whole genome shotgun sequence:
- the LOC107907170 gene encoding phosphatidylglycerophosphate phosphatase PTPMT2: protein MKIEELDEVENDRRNDGVKQLQIVRVDDAKRVLVGAGARILFYPTLLYNVFRNKIQSEFRWWDEVDQFLLLGAVPFPKDVRRLKQLGVGGVITLNEPFETLVSTSLYRAHGIDHLVIPTRDYLFAPSISDISKAVAFIHKNACCCRTTYVHCKAGRGRSTTVVLCYLVEHKQMTPAGALEYVQSRRPRVLLAPSQWKAVMEYSRHRQPTHSPTADAVMITKEDLEGYHNTFDNITGKELVVMPRMVRARPMIARLSKLSCLFASLKVSGVSGPVNGTLSETRAC, encoded by the exons ATGAAGATCGAGGAGTTGGATGAAGTGGAGAATGATCGGCGAAACGACGGCGTTAAGCAGCTACAGATAGTTAGAGTCGACGACGCGAAGAGAGTTCTAGTCGGAGCAGGTGCTCGGATCCTGTTTTACCCGACCCTTTTATACAATGTTTTCAGAAACAAAATCCAATCTGAATTCAGATGGTGGGACGAAGTTGACcag tTTCTTTTGCTGGGGGCGGTTCCGTTTCCCAAGGACGTTCGACGGTTGAAGCAATTGGGCGTTGGTGGGGTGATCACTCTGAATGAACCTTTTGAAACTCTGGTTTCCACTTCTTTATATCGT GCTCATGGAATTGATCACCTAGTAATTCCAACGAGAGATTATTTATTTGCTCCTTCAATTTCAGATATAAGCAAAGCTGTGGCTTTCATTCATA AGAATGCATGTTGCTGTAGAACCACCTATGTTCATTGCAAAGCTGGACGAGGAAGAAGCACCACCGTTGTGCTTTGCTATTTG GTAGAGCATAAGCAGATGACACCTGCAGGCGCCCTCGAATATGTTCAGTCTCGAAGACCTCGAGTTTTGCTTGCTCCCTCACAATGGAAA GCAGTTATGGAGTATAGCAGGCACCGACAGCCAACACACTCCCCAACAGCAGATGCAGTTATGATTACAAAAGAAGATCTTGAAGGCTATCATAATACTTTTGATAATATTACCGGCAAGGAGCTTGTGGTTATGCCCAGAATGGTGAGAGCCAGGCCCATGATAGCTAGACTATCCAAACTATCATGCCTTTTTGCATCGTTGAAAGTTTCCGGTGTTTCTGGACCTGTGAATGGGACGCTAAGTGAAACACGTGCTTGCTGA